A single genomic interval of Microbacterium hydrocarbonoxydans harbors:
- a CDS encoding AraC family transcriptional regulator, with protein sequence MDETTTQRAEGFAHQRLCVVPRPQVDLALASPVTRRLTVTDAGLFPRAEGHVRVRRDGAAETIVLVCIAGSGDVRFGGDEYVLGPGTGIAIPAGAPHEYRSSTADPWTIWWLHVGGTDAAELTAPAGGTRLVRLRAVDRVVALFDELVTLLERRISPAHLVAASGIAWNLLTRLTVDSTLPADGSPLERAIRYLEARVDGTIPVADLAALVGLSPSHLSALFRQATGSGPAAFHTSLRMGRARALLDTSSLTVAEVAAAVGYADPLYFSRQFRRVHDLSPTAYRAQHKG encoded by the coding sequence ATGGACGAAACGACGACACAGCGGGCCGAGGGATTCGCACATCAGCGACTCTGCGTCGTGCCTCGTCCGCAGGTGGATCTCGCGCTCGCCTCCCCCGTCACGCGCCGCCTCACGGTGACCGACGCCGGGCTCTTCCCGCGCGCCGAGGGGCACGTCCGTGTGCGCCGGGACGGTGCCGCCGAGACGATCGTCCTGGTCTGCATCGCGGGGTCCGGCGACGTGCGATTCGGCGGCGACGAGTACGTACTGGGTCCCGGAACCGGCATCGCGATCCCGGCGGGCGCCCCGCACGAGTATCGCAGCTCCACGGCCGACCCATGGACGATCTGGTGGCTGCACGTCGGCGGAACCGATGCCGCCGAGCTGACGGCTCCGGCAGGCGGCACCCGTCTCGTGCGACTGCGGGCGGTAGACCGGGTCGTCGCGCTGTTCGACGAGCTCGTGACGCTCCTCGAGCGGCGCATCTCCCCCGCACATCTGGTCGCGGCATCCGGCATCGCCTGGAACCTGCTGACGCGGTTGACGGTCGACAGCACGCTGCCGGCAGACGGCTCGCCGCTGGAGCGCGCCATCCGCTACCTCGAGGCACGGGTCGACGGCACCATCCCGGTCGCCGACCTCGCGGCACTGGTCGGACTCTCGCCCTCGCACCTCAGCGCGCTGTTCCGCCAGGCGACCGGCAGCGGGCCTGCGGCCTTCCACACCTCGCTCCGGATGGGCAGGGCGCGTGCGCTGCTGGACACCTCGTCGCTCACCGTCGCCGAGGTCGCCGCCGCCGTCGGCTACGCCGATCCGCTGTACTTCTCGCGGCAGTTCCGCCGCGTGCACGACCTCAGCCCGACTGCCTACCGCGCCCAGCACAAGGGCTAG
- a CDS encoding DUF5107 domain-containing protein, whose protein sequence is MTVDSREQLHLPEVPERLRPTLDAGHPVAWREPLTITTYEAGAPSPYPMFFDRRVYQGSSGAVYPIPFIESIDREASPRDWDAVHIENEYVRLVVLPELGGRIHVGYDKVTGYDFFYRNTVIKPALVGLAGPWISGGVEFNWPQHHRPATFQPVEVQIETDADGTVTVWCHDHDPFARMSAQHGVRLRPGSSVVEVAVRLHNRTPQRQSFLWWANVAARVHDDYQAFFPEDVHHVADHARRALTAFPAADRPYYGVDYPALARDTPGTDRIDWYRNIPVPTSYMIVDSQQDFFGGYDHAAGAGFVHWAERRVAPGKKLWTWGDAPFGHAWDAQLTDADGPYIELMAGVYTDNQPDFSWLLPGETKTFTQYWYPIPAIGVVHQATPDAAVHVDRDGTAVSVAVAVTRPRPGARVEIRSAGLVVQDQRLDLEPGVPMRVSAEGVAVEDDLDVRVLDADGRVLVRWVPGEPADAEEPWVAEEPPAPADIRSVEELYLTGLHLSQYRHPTRSPMPYWRAALDRDPGDSRTHLAVADRLLRQGRYDDALGHARAAVARVTLRNANPTDAEAFYLLGLVLARLGRTAEAQQAFGKAGWDATWAAPAGFALAQSLAHQGRDRDALRILDELDAVAAHDPRRIALRAILLRRTGRDDDAQRGLDVALIDDPLAATLRFLAGEEIHDTGILLDVALEVRDAGDTATALLLLGRVQSAEVTPTGNLGPIAHHLAAAIHEAEGRLDDAAAHRRRAEAADLTWAFPSGLDALDALERTVAADPDAATARMLLGTLLYASGGRRADAAAQWDAAIGLGLRHPVLLRNAALAAFSVTGDDTRAWALYEQAVALAPDDARLRYEQDQLAARLGQEEAERFERLEPHEALVLTRDDFAIAYVRVLLAVGQASRAHRILCEREFRPWEGGEGEALAAWDATLAALDLPRTDPPANLGEARNPYTPPIARHASGETDYFATSLPELLLFTRQPVED, encoded by the coding sequence ATGACGGTCGATTCCCGAGAGCAGCTCCACCTCCCCGAGGTGCCGGAGCGGCTGCGGCCGACGCTCGATGCCGGACACCCCGTCGCCTGGCGGGAGCCTCTGACCATCACCACGTACGAGGCCGGCGCCCCCAGCCCCTACCCGATGTTCTTCGACCGGCGCGTCTACCAGGGCTCCAGCGGTGCGGTGTATCCGATCCCGTTCATCGAGAGCATCGACCGCGAGGCGAGCCCGCGGGACTGGGATGCGGTCCACATCGAGAACGAGTACGTGCGCCTCGTCGTGCTGCCCGAGCTCGGTGGCCGAATCCACGTCGGGTACGACAAGGTCACCGGCTATGACTTCTTCTACCGCAACACCGTGATCAAGCCCGCCCTGGTCGGACTCGCAGGTCCGTGGATCAGCGGCGGTGTGGAGTTCAACTGGCCGCAGCATCACCGTCCGGCGACCTTCCAGCCGGTGGAGGTGCAGATCGAGACGGATGCCGACGGCACGGTCACCGTCTGGTGTCACGACCATGATCCGTTCGCCCGCATGTCGGCGCAGCACGGCGTGCGACTGAGGCCGGGGAGCTCCGTGGTCGAGGTCGCGGTGCGGCTGCACAACCGCACGCCGCAGCGGCAGAGCTTCCTCTGGTGGGCGAACGTCGCAGCCCGGGTGCACGACGACTACCAGGCCTTCTTCCCGGAGGATGTGCACCACGTCGCCGATCACGCGCGCCGTGCGCTCACGGCGTTCCCTGCAGCTGACCGTCCGTATTACGGCGTCGACTATCCAGCGCTCGCTCGGGATACCCCTGGAACCGATCGGATCGACTGGTACCGCAACATCCCGGTGCCCACCTCGTACATGATCGTCGACTCGCAGCAGGACTTCTTCGGCGGATACGACCATGCGGCCGGGGCCGGGTTCGTGCACTGGGCAGAGCGTCGGGTCGCGCCGGGCAAGAAGCTCTGGACCTGGGGTGATGCGCCCTTCGGACACGCGTGGGACGCGCAGCTCACGGACGCGGACGGGCCCTACATCGAGCTGATGGCGGGGGTGTACACCGACAATCAGCCGGACTTCTCGTGGCTCCTGCCGGGTGAGACGAAGACCTTCACGCAGTACTGGTATCCGATTCCCGCGATCGGAGTCGTGCATCAGGCGACGCCGGATGCCGCCGTGCACGTCGACCGCGACGGAACCGCCGTGTCGGTCGCCGTCGCGGTGACGAGGCCCAGACCAGGGGCACGCGTCGAGATCCGCTCCGCGGGACTCGTCGTGCAGGATCAGCGCCTCGACCTCGAGCCCGGAGTCCCGATGCGGGTCAGCGCCGAGGGTGTCGCGGTGGAGGACGATCTCGACGTGCGGGTGCTCGACGCCGACGGACGCGTGCTGGTGCGCTGGGTGCCGGGCGAACCGGCGGACGCCGAGGAGCCCTGGGTGGCCGAGGAGCCGCCGGCCCCCGCGGATATCCGCTCGGTCGAGGAGCTGTACCTCACGGGGCTGCACCTGAGTCAGTACCGGCATCCGACGCGCTCGCCGATGCCGTACTGGCGCGCGGCGCTCGACCGTGATCCCGGTGATTCGCGCACCCACCTCGCCGTCGCCGATCGCCTGCTCCGGCAGGGACGGTACGACGACGCCCTCGGCCACGCCCGCGCCGCCGTGGCCAGGGTGACGCTGCGGAACGCGAACCCGACGGACGCCGAGGCCTTCTACCTGCTCGGCCTCGTGCTGGCCCGGCTCGGACGCACGGCCGAGGCGCAGCAGGCGTTCGGCAAGGCGGGGTGGGATGCCACCTGGGCGGCGCCAGCCGGCTTCGCGCTGGCGCAGTCGCTCGCCCACCAGGGGCGGGATCGGGACGCACTGCGGATCCTGGACGAGCTCGATGCCGTGGCCGCGCACGATCCGCGCCGCATCGCCCTGCGTGCGATCCTGCTGCGGCGCACCGGCCGCGACGACGACGCGCAGCGGGGGCTCGATGTGGCGCTCATCGACGACCCGCTCGCCGCGACCCTGCGGTTCCTCGCGGGTGAGGAGATCCACGACACCGGCATCCTGCTCGACGTCGCGCTGGAGGTGAGGGACGCCGGCGACACGGCAACCGCTCTGCTGCTCCTCGGCCGCGTCCAGTCGGCCGAGGTGACCCCGACCGGCAACCTCGGACCGATCGCCCACCATCTCGCGGCCGCGATCCACGAGGCGGAGGGGCGCCTCGACGACGCCGCCGCGCACCGTCGACGTGCCGAAGCGGCCGACCTCACCTGGGCCTTCCCCAGCGGGCTCGACGCGCTCGACGCCCTGGAGCGGACGGTCGCTGCCGACCCGGACGCGGCGACCGCGCGGATGCTGCTCGGCACGCTGCTGTACGCCTCGGGGGGGCGGCGGGCAGACGCCGCAGCGCAGTGGGATGCGGCGATCGGGCTCGGACTCCGGCATCCGGTGCTGCTGCGCAATGCCGCGCTGGCGGCTTTCAGCGTCACAGGGGACGACACCCGCGCCTGGGCGCTCTACGAGCAGGCCGTGGCACTCGCGCCGGACGATGCCCGGCTGCGCTACGAGCAGGACCAGCTCGCCGCCCGACTCGGGCAGGAGGAGGCCGAGAGGTTCGAGCGCCTTGAACCACACGAAGCGCTGGTGCTGACCCGCGACGACTTCGCGATCGCCTACGTGCGGGTGCTGCTCGCCGTCGGTCAGGCGTCCCGCGCGCACCGCATCCTGTGCGAGCGGGAGTTCCGGCCCTGGGAGGGCGGAGAGGGCGAGGCGCTCGCCGCGTGGGATGCGACTCTCGCCGCGCTCGACCTGCCACGGACGGATCCCCCCGCGAACCTGGGCGAGGCGCGCAACCCGTACACGCCGCCCATCGCACGTCACGCATCCGGCGAGACGGACTACTTCGCCACGAGCCTTCCTGAGCTGCTGCTGTTCACCCGGCAGCCCGTCGAGGACTGA